Within Myxocyprinus asiaticus isolate MX2 ecotype Aquarium Trade chromosome 18, UBuf_Myxa_2, whole genome shotgun sequence, the genomic segment TTTAAGTGTAAAGTCGAagtacatgaatttcagaatttatttGGTATGTCCCTCTTGTCTTGAttttaaaggaactgttcacccaaaaatgaaaattctctgaccTTTACccgcccttatgccatcccagagatgtatgactttcattcttctgcagaacacaaacgaagatttcagaaagactatctcagctctgtaggtcgatacaatgcaagtgaatggtgaccaaaattttgaaggtccaaaaacaacataaaggcagcataaaagtaatgcgttagactccagtggtttaatccatgttttgggtgagaacagaccaaaatataactcctttctcactataaatcttgacatcagtagtctccttgaagatcatgatttcaagctcaattacactttgtAGTGCCATCTAGCGTTCTGTGCAATAgggagtgtaatcaagcttgaaatcatgattgtgcctagagactgcaatggcaagatgtatagtgaataaggagtgatagttttgtctgttctcacccacatggattatttttatgctaccctcatgtgcttttttggagcttcaaagttctggtcaccatttacatgcattgtatggacctacagagctgagatattcttctaaaaatctttgtttgtgttcagcagaagaagaaaagtcatacatatctggaatggcatgagggtgagtaaattatgagagaattttgtaCTTGAGCTGGCATCGACTCTAAAGCTAATGTGGTCAATGTTACATTTGCTTACTGACCTAAAAAATAGTGTAgaattttgagcgcacaaaaaatgtCCTGCATGCGCAAGATcaaattttgagcgcacaaaaagttattttgcacggtcaagatgaaattttgagcgcaaaaaatttattttgcatgcgcaagatcaaattttgagcgcacaaaaagttattttgcacgctCAAGATGAAATTTTATATCGATATTTctcctttaaaaaacaaacaaaaaaattaattaatttaaaaaaaacatcctaaaacgtttttttcttcttcttcttcttcttctaggTTTAAATGGGGGGGAAAATGCTCATTttaaatgtggtctcagacttttggaccccactgtttaTATGTCAATTTGTCCTccctcacatacaaacacacagcacaggtttTGACAAACTGAACAGAATAAAATCTTTTAAATCAGCACTGTCAATTTGGTAATTTATTCAGAAGCTTTAGTGACATCAAGTACAAAGTGCAATTCACATGTGGCTACGTGTATATTCAAACTCTCTCGCACACAATCTTCTCACATCTGTACAGTCAGTATCTGTTTTTAGGTCAGTGTTTGGTTGCTGATGCATCTTCAGTTGCAGCATGATCTGACTGGGTTGTTTCCGCTCCTCTCTGTTCCTCTGGGTCGGGCATGAGTTCCTCATTTGGTGCAGCTGGAGGTTTTCTAGGCGGCTCAAAAAGGGGTCTGTACACGTACACGCCTCCTACCACTCCAACCAGGGTCGCAAATGCGATCTGATTAAAAGGAATCCGTCTCCTAAACATGATCTTATCTTATAAAGGAACTGCACCAATTACAAAACATCTgacatgaactcctaaaaaggcaCAGAGGGAACGTTTATGAAATATCACCCACATTCTGTAGTCTAACCTTTGTGTAATGTATATCAGAACTCCAACAGGCTTCAATAAATGAAATTCTAGTACATGCAAAATATGGAAAATCAGTGTATATTGCGAATGACAACACTGACTGATATGTCAAACTTATTCCGAGAAcattaataaacaaaattattcagaactacatttttacttaatttgtaattaattttgCACACTTACCCTAATGGGTTCACTCTGTTATAAACTGTAATTTAGCTCTGAAAATGACAAGCGTTTGTGTTTAGTTAAAACGTATGTAAGCAAGGACGAAAGATCGACTACGGCAATCCATGCGGGCCAAATAAGACGTTTACATACTTGCGTTTCTACTTTTGCCAACATCATCCAGtatatttacaatttttatttttatgaatgacACAAAACAAATTAATACGAACTACAAAAAACGCCTGAATTGCATCCCTGCCgttagaaatatttttatgcgtgttttattttattttttataattaatgaaTTTCTCATCAAGATCAGTACAGGGAGAATACAAATGTAGGCATATCTCGTGAAtatgtacataaaataaaaataaatataaacactaatttgtcattttaaatatataacacatttaaataataaaataacagatGCAAGAAAACCAGGTCATACTGCTTTATAAATTAGCTGTCCTTAGCATTATTGATAAGTTACTCttcttatttctttttatttgcacATTACAAATACAACGAACAGTGAACAAACAAATACAGAAAGTAATAGTAAAAGGCTAAAGTGTCAGGacaaatacatatatttaattttatagagagagagagagagagagagagagagagagagagagagagagagagagagagagagagcattgttgttattatttttataaagtgcattttgtattgttatttattttcaccttttttatttttatttttatgctggACACAgaatacaaacatatatatacaacAAGACATCCAGATAAGCACCaaaggaataaaaaaacaaaacaaacaaacaaaaaacaacagggggtttattatatatatatatatatatatatatatatatatatatatatatatatatatatatatatatatatatatatatatacattctgtatctgttaaacaagcaccatttaagcaaaatatatatatatatatatatatatatatatatatatatatatatatatatatatatatatatagtaaaaaaaaaaagacaacatttcAAAGTTTTACTTTTCAGTGATCTTTAACTCTTTAGCAACTAAAATCGTATATCTAGATTTTTTGTTATCTTTACAGTAAAGAGagtccataaacataaaaaaaattatatcataaaaaccttaaaacaagaGTTGCTCCTTTTGCTtttgtgaatattacattttccaaataaaatcATAAGATTCACAATGAAGTTAACAGGTATAATCTTTAATTCAAAGTATATAAAAACATCTTTGCAAGTTATATCAAAAATATGTCCAGATTTCCGTTTAACATATAAAGATAAATCTTCCCAATTTTTGGGGAATaacaagtcaaaaaaaaaaaaaaataaaaaaagatgtattatttttttctgtctgcTCTGAACAAAACTTTCATCAATGTCTGAAAATTTTGATAAAGAGTACTTACAAACATATATGTTatgaagatatttttaagtgtaatTCCCGAATCTTGTTAATTACACAGAAAGGAAAAGAGAGTGACCAAGCTTTTTTCCATGTGATCTATGGGAAACAAGTATTCCAAAAAATTCCTCGAGGTTTAATAGATCTATTTTTATACATGTGTTGTCTAATAAGTTTattcgtgatttttttttttttaatactaataTCAACTCCATTTATATGAACAATGCTCGTCATATATTAACGCGCGCGCGTGTGTGACGTCACGAGACAAACACGGAAGTAAATATCTCTATGTTGAAGTAGACAAGCCCGCCAAGAAATGGACATATGTATCTGTTATTAAGATGTTAACCGTCGAAACGGTTCTGAGCTTCTTGTGGAGATGGAAAAGATTCGTTCGCGCTTCAGACAGGACAGATCTTCCCCATCTGACACTGTGCGACTGAGGAAGAGGAGTTCTGTTCTGTACAAAACAGATGACAGCAACGCTCACACACACGGTGAATACAAGACTCATCATCGATTTACAGCTAAACGTATTTTAATTAGAAGTTTTTTATAACCTTTGCATAACAATCACAAAAAGTAGCTAaatgtttttggaaatgtaccatggtaatacctggagttagttttagatatttagatAATTAGCTGTTAATTCAAGTAATTTGGACTTATTTGGTTTTCTTGACAATATTCTGaaagggtacaacggggctaaaggcacagtttattttattttctcctaaacagtgttgggcaagttactctaagtaactaattaattaaattaattaagtaACTACTAATTttatcttctacagtgtaattagatgactaattactctttctgaaaagtaattgcattacttattaataattactttctaaaacatttatCAACCTCGACTGGATGAAAAATACaatgatagacatgaaattgttttttcaaataaatcatataaaatcaaataaattattaatgaactggccaaagaatttaagggggctgcattaaattagaaaacatacattttaaaattagatgTAAATTCActattttatatagaattgttctatagtctatacagtatttaagacAGAAAATGTGAAATAACTGTAATTAAACTActaaaaaattaagagtaatccctttcattactttttcaatgaaatagtaatttaattacagtaattaattacttaataatgcattacacccaacactgttcctAAAACACTAAACCACAACAAGGATCagcacagtactttcctaaacacctattTGTTGTCACTATGCATTGcaacattttcctgatccatgaaatCATCGCATTCGGTGTCTAAAGGTTTGTTTTAAGGTAAATTCATCTAATACtcaatgctttttaaaatgttccaaatttatgtagctaatgaaaattcttgaaattatcacatttattttaaaacaaaaaatgtattacagttttgttcaaggtgattcaatcaaaagttttttaatagctgtccaataagtgaaagcccccctgttgcaggggatAAAGGCCCCAAAAATCACTGAATTCTGATTCCTAATATTATTTCTGCAGAATTCCTTGGAGTCACAGTTTTCACTGTTGTATTCCGCCTGGTCAACTGCCTCCTAGTCCAGAGTAGCTTCGTCCCGGATGAATACTGGCAGTCGCTTGAGGTTTCTCATCGAATGGTCTTCAAATATCCTCACTTACGCGCTGACCCACATTCTGTCATTTCTCACACATTCTAGCTGGTTAAGTTTGGTTATTTGAAtccaatatattttaaaagtatattcACTGTAGTTCCTTAACATTTTTGTCCTACTTATGGCTATGAGACCTGGGAATGGAAGGAAGGCATCCGGGGATACTCATATCCTCTCCTGTTTGCTGTGATGTATAAAGTCTTGCATCTGATGAATTATGACACCGTTCAACTATTGGTAAGACATCGCTGTAAtactgcagtggttctcaactggttttgcctcAGGACGCAGAGTTTACATTGGGCATCAAATGGTGACtgaacacagtaccaaaattatcATTTAGGTAGAtgcatgttattatttttataatcataCCATTCATGAATACCTTGTCTGCAGATATTAGTGCCTCGCATTTTCCAAGCTCTGCTGGCCGCGTATGCTGACGTGAAGCTGTACCGTCTCGTCCTGCAGTGGGAAACTCCAGATGTGGCAGAATGGACAGTAAGTGTCTGTTTGATACTCTGATATTATtcaaatgggtagttgacatgaaatgctTTTGGGTACTTCACATGTCCTGTTGTGTggcatgctatactccatctgtAATGGTTTTAAACAGCATTATTCTTTTATACCTGTATTTATTTGTCACATCACATCATAAAGATgattaaaatggtaaaaaaaaattaacagacaCAGGACCTAAGATATGCACTTTACTTTATACATTGATATAAATTTTAATCTACCCAGATACACTCTGatacacttgtttttttgttttttttgtatgttggtttcaattttttttatttttttattttagtatttctgtCAGTTGTGCTCCTGGTTCACCTGGTACTGCTGTAGCCGGACTCTTACCAACACCATGGAAACGGTTCTGAGCACCCTGGCGCTTTGCTTTTACCCTTTACCGGGCTACAAAATGCACAACAGGTCCATAATTTAGTGCCGTGACAATACAGCGAGTTAGTGCTGTAACCTTTAAAAGCCTCTTCACTGATGATTTCTTTCTGCTCTCTCTGTTTCAGCTGGAAGTATTTGTCTCTGGTGTCTTTGGCCATTGTTTTCCGTCCCACAGCTCTGATCGTTTGGCTTCCTCTGCTCTTTCATCATTTCTGCATGGAAGAGAACAAACTGGCATTCTTCATACAGCAAGGAATTCCCATTGTGTAAATGTTGCAATTTTCTTGTTGTTACTTATTCACTATGTTAAGCCATTTATCTTATTTGTGATCTTTCTGTATTACTTGTACAGGGCTCTTGCACTGGGGGTCTCGACATTGATCGACTCTGTATTCTATGGAAAGGTATTTCTACCTCTGACACAACACCCGTTTACTGATTGCGAAAATAAAAGTATGTGTATTGCTCTAGTGCATTGTTagtaatttattgatttttatttctaaacACTGCCTATTTTGGGTGAAATAGGTACCGTGTTTCCCACAAAGGCTGTCagaaatctaaatcaatatttggtgtggccacctttgcctttaaaacagccccgattctcttaggtacacctggacacagtttttcttggttgttggcagataggatgttccaagcttcttggagaattcgtcacagttcttctatctatttcggctatctcaattgcttctgtctctttatgtaatctcagactgacatgatgttcatgtcctgttgcagggctccctgttcttctattctaatcttttctatttgcaaaagtaatgtctaaactgtatttttcctgttgacacactaaagctgaagatataaataaccatcttaaggcaaatgtttttgtgaaacatcttaagtgcgtaaaacttttgcacagtactgcgtttattcatcatggtagtattttttgttatatttgttaGGGGTTGGGTAAAaaatagattttccgatgcatcacaatcttcatttgaatgatctcgatattgattcttaaatactaagatcgatcttttactctatgcggaGCCCTCTACAATGaaaggaaatcacttgcatttgcagccaaattttgcgctatgcgactaaaatgtatatatttggcaactggctggtaaatgttgagatttcactcaccagtgaattaattgtgtagtatagtggtggagtattcagcagtgagatccttttactgcgtgttgagagtccaaagacgagatccacgcaacccatttgtcattaaataatgtctctttttattCTCTTTCTGTTCTCtctagtcagttgttgatcaaaaaacaacaaaaatataaacatttaattctattcatgcatagcacggatgagataaagccattcaagtcATCTCTCGTTAACGTGCGCTCATCTACAGACTCTCTTTAGagaaatgctggttttcttaaagagacagtaccagttttaagcacctgttcaacaaatcagtgtaaatacctgTAAGTAGTGCAAATTattcaattaaacaataaacatgttacagaaatatttaatgatttaattcaaggattaattaattttagaaaagctaaaatgtgaccaaatgatgaaaaactaataaaatataattagtaaaagtaatattttcatattgtacctagttagaaggtcccctgtacaattaacaacattagctgggagagaatttctttcataagcaaaatggacattataactgaaatatacccatatgaatcaatgtCGAATCTAattcgaatcgagagcttgtgaatcgaaatcgaatcgggaaatctgtatcaataccttgCCCTAATATTTGTTACAAAATGttgggttttctttttttttttattattattattaaataataataataataataaatttctattgtaatacagtaaataaatattgtatttcaGTAAtaagaattaaatgaaataataatatattacttGGCAAAAAAACAGTGGCAAACACTGAAAAGCTTATATATCCACGTTGCTTCGGTGCGTTGCCTCAAAAAATCAATTACAAGGAAAGAAAAAGTTTGCATACAATATTTTACTCAGACAGTTATGACGATGTAAATCGAAAACGTTTTGCTCTTGCACTTTGGCACTTTTTTGGCCTCCTAATAAATATCCTGTTAATTTTGATGTGAAATTTGAgccggacatgttcttgacagtttttaGAGGATTCACCCTCTTACAGTATTTTCAAATAAATTACTGAAACAGAGAACAGGACAGCTTGTGGCTTTGGCAGTAATGTGAGTATGATTACTGTATTATCATCACAatcatgtgtgtgtttttctccaGTGGATTCTGGTCCAGTGGAACTTCCTGAGGTTTAATGTGCTGCACAGTGTGGCAGAGTTTTATGGAACTCACCCGTGGCACTGGTACTTCACTCAGGGTGTGGTGGTTGTGATTGGACCCCACCTCCCTATCTTCCTGTACGGATGCAAAGTTGCCACCAAAAAACACAGAATCTTGCTTATAACCATTTTATGGACGATAACGATTTACAGGTGAAAAGCAAACAAACCTGGAATTGTTCTATGGGTGTGAAATACCACTTTGGTGCATAAGTTGTAACATTTGCATGGGCAAATTTTCTTCATAAATATTAAACTAATATCAGccctttttttttcagaatagcTCATTGAATATAATGTCTTTTGCAGTTTGCTCGCACACAAGGAGTTCCGGTTTATTTATCCGGTGTTGCCATTCTGTATGATATTTTGTGGTGAGTACTTTGCACATATTTAGTTGTTCGTGCAGATTTGAAACCGCACTGTTCTGAAAGTCTTCACGCGCTTTTATTGACAGGTTTGTCTTTAGCAAAGCTCCAAACGTGGAGGAAACCTGCAGCTTGTGCCCTGCTGCTGTTAAATATAATTCCTGCATTATACACGGGT encodes:
- the LOC127456052 gene encoding protein PIGBOS1, which gives rise to MFRRRIPFNQIAFATLVGVVGGVYVYRPLFEPPRKPPAAPNEELMPDPEEQRGAETTQSDHAATEDASATKH
- the LOC127456037 gene encoding GPI mannosyltransferase 3-like, which codes for MEKIRSRFRQDRSSPSDTVRLRKRSSVLYKTDDSNAHTHEFLGVTVFTVVFRLVNCLLVQSSFVPDEYWQSLEVSHRMVFNYGYETWEWKEGIRGYSYPLLFAVMYKVLHLMNYDTVQLLILVPRIFQALLAAYADVKLYRLVLQWETPDVAEWTYFCQLCSWFTWYCCSRTLTNTMETVLSTLALCFYPLPGYKMHNSWKYLSLVSLAIVFRPTALIVWLPLLFHHFCMEENKLAFFIQQGIPIVALALGVSTLIDSVFYGKWILVQWNFLRFNVLHSVAEFYGTHPWHWYFTQGVVVVIGPHLPIFLYGCKVATKKHRILLITILWTITIYSLLAHKEFRFIYPVLPFCMIFCGLSLAKLQTWRKPAACALLLLNIIPALYTGLIHQRGALDVMNHLQQLCNISESQNAPEPDVLFLMPCHSTPMYSHLHCPLKLRFLECQPDLTGNEQYVDEADKFFSDPLHWLRTSFHTQSTLPSHVLLFDSLEKDIAGFLVENRFVKQSEIFHTHFPEGRLGENILIYARGSGPSTN